From the genome of Vicia villosa cultivar HV-30 ecotype Madison, WI linkage group LG2, Vvil1.0, whole genome shotgun sequence, one region includes:
- the LOC131645802 gene encoding casein kinase 1-like protein HD16 yields the protein MSESKESSRKREKTMVDLQPSCSNLISLFDEFVIDDSKKVGQKRGRVKADSNVNMIPIHKIPPPSQWFSVYNARKPMVQRYYYNLSDGRLLQHIEKGISDKFCISCVSSCSNQWAVIMDDETKYTDQVCKISSSFLPKEWIMEQWSKNFFITSFAGSENKTSVVVMSKGTRYSQQSYKLSRSFPKEWVNKKWKQGFHVTSMGTAGIRWCIVMSRNAGFTDQVVELDFLYPSKAIQKRLDKGYMITATAASLAQSAVILSIPSKLLGYETQETLVTPKFPSAHVKGKWPKSFYLSHLCNGPRVC from the exons ATGTCGGAATCAAAAGAGTCATCAAGAAAACGTGAAAAGACTATGGTCGATCTACAACCTTCCTGTTCCAACCTAATATCATTGTTTGATGAATTTGTCATTGATGATTCCAAAAAG GTTGGACAAAAGCGCGGTAGAGTTAAAGCTGATTCAAATGTCAACATGATTCCCATTCACAAGATTCCTCCTCCCTCCCAATGGTTTTCAGTTTATAATGCTAGAAAACCAATGGTACAAAG ATATTATTACAATTTGAGTGATGGAAGATTGTTACAACATATTGAGAAAGGGATTTCAGATAAGTTTTGTATCAGCTGTGTATCATCTTGTTCCAATCAATGGGCAGTTATCATGGATGATGAAACTAAGTATACTGATCAAGTTTGCAAGATATCATCATCATTTTTACCCAAG GAATGGATCATGGAACAATGGAGTAAAAACTTCTTCATTACTTCTTTTGCCGGGTCCGAGAATAAAACCTCGGTCGTGGTGATGTCGAAAG GTACGAGGTATAGTCAACAATCTTACAAATTAAGCAGATCTTTCCCTAAGGAATGGGTAAACAAGAAGTGGAAACAAGGTTTTCACGTAACCTCGATGGGCACTGCTGGAATCCGCTGGTGTATAGTCATGTCTCGCAATGCTGGATTCACTGATCAGGTGGTGGAACTTGATTTCCTCTATCCGAGTAAAGCAATCCAAAAACGTTTGGATAAGGGTTATATGATTACAGCAACTGCGGCTTCATTGGCTCAATCGGCGGTTATACTAAGTATCCCGAGCAAGTTGCTCGGTTATGAAACTCAGGAAACTCTAGTTACACCAAAGTTTCCAAGTGCTCATGTTAAG GGAAAATGGCCAAAAAGCTTTTATCTTTCTCATTTGTGCAATGGGCCTAGAGTATGCTGA
- the LOC131645803 gene encoding leucine aminopeptidase-like, whose amino-acid sequence MAPIDPHSYTDSTHPPTTHISLSLYLDFPSSTIHASALFTLQTPHSGPFFLDTRSLSINSVTDSQSNPIPFSLSPTVDPIKGSKLTLTLTNHTSFFIHYTTSPSSSALQWLLPPQTFNKKHPFVYTQCQAIHARSVFPCQDTPAIRVCYSAKLNIPIELTAVMAAKHVARRSLLDSDDCFGNSSKGRVVEEFEMELPVPPYLFAFAVGEIDNREVGPRTRVYAESVPELLDSAGREFEGTEEMIREGERLFGGYEWGRFDLLVLPPSFPYGGMENPRMVFLTPTVIKGDATGAQVVAHELAHSWTGNLITNKTNEHFWLNEGFTTYAERRIVEAVQGEKRATLNIGIGWRGLNEDVERFKDNLELTKLKNNQEGIDPDDAYSQVPYEKGFQFLLRIEREVGRPAFDEFLKKYIATFKFKSIDTETFLDFLKANIPGIENQIDLVLWTEGTGIPSDAYEPDSSVYKTIVALANESVNGRMPTEDEIAEWQGQEWELYLDNLPKSIEVSQILALDSRYKLSESKDYEVKVSFLQRAISCGCKAYYSEVEKTLKEVGRMKYLRPLYTALVKDSGSEEDKVFAKRLFSEARECYHPIAQGVVESIFAKYT is encoded by the exons ATGGCTCCAATCGATCCTCACTCTTACACAGACTCAACTCACCCACCAACCACACACATTTCCCTCTCTCTCTACCTCGACTTCCCATCTTCAACCATCCACGCTTCCGCACTCTTCACTCTCCAAACCCCTCACTCCGGTCCTTTCTTCCTCGACACCCGCTCTCTCTCCATCAACTCCGTCACCGACTCCCAATCCAATCCAATCCCGTTTTCCCTCTCTCCAACCGTTGATCCAATCAAAGGCTCCAAACTCACCCTCACTCTTACTAACCACACCTCCTTCTTCATCCATTACACCACCTCACCTTCTTCCTCCGCTCTCCAATGGCTTCTCCCTCCTCAAACATTCAACAAGAAGCATCCCTTTGTTTACACTCAGTGCCAAGCCATTCACGCTCGCTCGGTTTTCCCTTGCCAGGATACACCGGCGATTAGGGTTTGTTATTCGGCAAAATTGAATATTCCAATTGAATTAACCGCTGTCATGGCCGCGAAACACGTCGCGCGACGATCTTTACTCGATTCCGATGATTGTTTTGGGAATTCTTCGAAAGGGAGAGTGGTGGAGGAGTTTGAGATGGAACTTCCGGTGCCGCCGTACCTATTTGCATTTGCTGTTGGTGAGATTGATAACAGGGAGGTTGGGCCTAGGACTAGGGTTTATGCTGAATCGGTTCCGGAATTGTTGGATTCGGCTGGGAGAGAGTTTGAGGGGACTGAGGAGATGATTAGGGAAGGGGAGAGATTGTTTGGAGGGTATGAATGGGGgagatttgatttgttggttttgCCGCCGAGTTTTCCTTATGGAGGTATGGAGAATCCAAGGATGGTGTTTTTGACACCTACTGTTATTAAAGGTGATGCTACTGGTGCACAGGTTGTGGCTCACGAACTTGCTCATAGTTGGACTGGTAATTTGATCACAAATAAAACCAATGAACATTTTTGGCTCAATGAG GGTTTCACTACGTATGCAGAGCGGAGGATTGTGGAGGCTGTTCAAGGAGAGAAAAGGGCCACATTGAATATTGGAATTGGTTGGAGAGGTTTAAATGAGGATGTAGAGAGGTTTAAGGATAATTTGGAGTTGACTAAGCTAAAAAATAATCAGGAAGGAATTGATCCCGATGATGCGTATTCTCAGGTTCCATACGAGAAGGGTTTTCAGTTCTTGTTGCGGATTGAACGTGag GTTGGGAGACCTGCATTTGACGAGTTCCTGAAGAAATATATTGCCACTTTCAAGTTCAAATCGATTGATACTGAAACATTCCTTGACTTCCTTAAAGCAAACATCCCTGGCATAGAGAATCAGATCGACCTTGTACTGTGGACAGAAGGTACTGGCATCCCATCAGATGCATATGAGCCCGACTCAAGTGTTTATAAAACTATTGTTGCTCTGGCAAATGAGTCGGTAAATGGGAGGATGCCAACGGAGGATGAAATAGCTGAGTGGCAAGGTCAGGAGTGGGAGCTCTACTTGGATAACTTGCCGAAATCCATTGAAGTTTCTCAG ATCTTAGCCTTGGATTCGCGCTACAAGCTATCTGAATCAAAAGATTATGAAGTCAAAGTGTCGTTTCTCCAAAGGGCTATTTCATGTGGATGCAAAGCTTACTATAGCGAAGTGGAGAAAACCTTAAAAGAAGTTGGAAGGATGAAGTATCTTCGACCACTTTACACTGCACTTGTGAAAGACAGTGGCAGTGAAGAAGACAAAGTGTTTGCCAAAAGACTTTTTTCGGAGGCTCGTGAGTGTTACCATCCTATTGCTCAAGGTGTTGTTGAGTCCATTTTTGCTAAGTACACTTAG
- the LOC131645804 gene encoding protein TONNEAU 1b-like, with translation MDDYTREMMDLKTLVTRTLEKKGVLARIRAELRASVFEAIEEEDRVIEKDQALPPALLGSCNDRAKQLHASPSGRLLTALVCEYLDWAQLTHSLKVYLPECNLEKDFWKSELKEFSSKNGYDLNRNGDSPVLLDVLEGFLKFENLSQARASGRRFTTSETEPLPNSESRNTRRHSSSSVAGGLPPLGRAVPSSQSSDRRGGSSGSGYRKDEYNWRYDNEELPEDVIQASNALENLQLDRKARNLTSSWRHAADETSEDDSRSDHA, from the exons ATGGACGATTACACAAGAGAGATGATGGACCTCAAAACCCTCGTCACTCGCACTCTCGAGAAGAAAGGCGTTCTCGCTAGGATCCGA GCTGAATTAAGAGCTAGTGTCTTTGAAGCTATCGAAGAAGAAGATCGTGTCATCGAAAAAGATCAAGCTTTGCCTCCTGCATTGTTAGGTAGCTGTAACGATCGTGCTAAACAGCTTCACGCTTCTCCTTCTG GTAGACTTCTTACTGCACTGGTATGTGAATACCTTGACTGGGCACAGCTCACTCACTCGCTAAAAGTTTATCTACCAGAATGTAATTTG GAGAAAGATTTTTGGAAGTCTGAGTTGAAAGAATTTAGTAGCAAAAATGGATATGATCTTAATAGAAATGGAGACAGCCCTGTGCTCTTGGACGTGCTTGAAGGATTCTTGAAATTTGAG AACTTATCCCAAGCAAGGGCTAGTGGTAGGAGGTTTACTACTTCAGAAACTGAGCCTTTGCCAAACTCAGAATCACGGAACACGCGAAGACATTCTTCATCATCTGTTGCTGGTGGCTTACCTCCACTAGGAAG ggctGTTCCTTCATCTCAATCATCCG ATAGAAGAGGAGGATCCTCTGGATCTGGATATAGGAAGGATGAGTACAATTGGCGATATGACAATGAAGAACTCCCCGAAGATGTAATTCAAGCATCAAATGCTTTGGAAAATCTTCAATTGGACAGAAAAGCTAGGAATCTAACATCATCTTGGCG ACACGCTGCTGATGAAACCAGCGAGGACGATAGCAGGTCTGACCATGCTTAG